Below is a genomic region from Zavarzinella sp..
GAACTGGCCGGATGGATTTTTCGAAGAAAGCGATGCCAGCATCTTCCCCACGGATGGTGGAAAGGTTACCGATGAACAAAGCGATCAGGAATATCCGTACGTATATCATGTAGTTACCGGTCATTAAATTGCGTGGTTAGGAGGGTAAATACAGTATAAATCTGTGCAAATTACCTGTCAACCAGGAAACGCACCATTTCCAGCAAAAAAGCCACATAATGTGTGGGCTGCAAGTCCGCCTGACAGAATTGGGCAATTTTGATAGACTCCTCATTAATGCTACACGGAAAGTACGCAATAAATTAGGAAGTTTTCATGGGCGAATTGTTTCAACAGATCAAACTGGTTTTCCTGAACCTCTTTAACACACCCGAATTAATGAAGGTGTTGGCAAACAAAGAGATTACCACGGCTGCCTTTATTGCACTTGCCTTGATTATCTTCACAGAAACCGGTTTACTGGTGGGCTTTTTTCTCCCAGGTGACTCCTTGCTGGTTACTGTGGGCATTGTTGCCTACGGTGCGGGCTGGTCGATGCCCTGGCTGATTATCATTCTCAGTCTGGCAGCGATCGTAGGCGACACCGTGGGATACTGGATTGGTGCGAAATCAGGCCCCAAAATTTTCCGCAAAGAAAAATCGTTTTTCTTCCGTCCCAGCCATTTGCAGGCCGCTCAGGACTTTTATCAGAAGCACGGTGGCAAAACAATTATCCTGGCTCGGTTCATGCCATTCATCCGCACCTTTGCCCCGG
It encodes:
- a CDS encoding VTT domain-containing protein, which translates into the protein MGELFQQIKLVFLNLFNTPELMKVLANKEITTAAFIALALIIFTETGLLVGFFLPGDSLLVTVGIVAYGAGWSMPWLIIILSLAAIVGDTVGYWIGAKSGPKIFRKEKSFFFRPSHLQAAQDFYQKHGGKTIILARFMPFIRTFAPVVAGVGKMDYRRFLMFNIIGGIGWVASMLLLGYALPAFLDVQFKKIFGPEFQIQKHIEKVIILVVLLSISPGLYVGCKEFYKRYIRKTKPATPPVTTSTPVDPSTTLPS